From Streptomyces durmitorensis, a single genomic window includes:
- the glnA gene encoding type I glutamate--ammonia ligase: MFQNADDAKKFIADEDVKFVDVRFCDLPGVMQHFTIPAAAFDPDEELAFDGSSIRGFQAIHESDMALRADLSTARVDPFRRDKTININFFIHDPITGEQYSRDPRNIAKKAEAYLASTGIADTAYFGPEAEFYVFDNVRFQTSANESFYHIDSEAGAWNTGAVENNRGYKVRYKGGYFPAPPVDHFADLRAEISLELDKNGLQVERQHHEVGTAGQAEINYKFNTLLAAADDLMLFKYIVKNVAWRNEKTATFMPKPIFGDNGSGMHVHQSLWANGDPLFYDEQGYAGLSDTARYYIGGILKHAPSLLAFTNPTVNSYHRLVPGFEAPVNMVYSQRNRSAAMRIPITGSNPKAKRVEFRAPDPSSNPYLAFSALLMAGLDGVKNKIEPPEPIDKDLYELAPEEHAGVAQVPTSLPAVLDALEADHEYLLAGGVFTPDLIETWIDYKRTNEIAPIQLRPHPHEFELYFDI; this comes from the coding sequence ATGTTCCAGAACGCCGACGACGCAAAGAAGTTCATCGCGGACGAGGACGTGAAGTTCGTAGATGTCCGGTTCTGCGACCTGCCCGGAGTGATGCAGCACTTCACGATCCCGGCAGCGGCGTTCGACCCTGACGAGGAGCTGGCCTTCGACGGATCGTCGATCCGCGGCTTCCAGGCCATCCACGAGTCCGACATGGCGCTGCGCGCGGACCTGTCGACCGCCCGGGTCGACCCCTTCCGCCGCGACAAGACCATCAACATCAACTTCTTCATCCACGACCCGATCACGGGCGAGCAGTACAGCCGTGACCCGCGCAACATCGCCAAGAAGGCCGAGGCCTACCTCGCGTCCACCGGCATCGCGGACACCGCGTACTTCGGCCCCGAGGCGGAGTTCTACGTCTTCGACAACGTCCGTTTCCAGACGTCGGCGAACGAGAGCTTCTACCACATCGACTCCGAGGCGGGCGCCTGGAACACCGGTGCGGTCGAGAACAACCGTGGCTACAAGGTCCGCTACAAGGGCGGCTACTTCCCCGCCCCGCCGGTCGACCACTTCGCGGATCTCCGCGCGGAGATCTCCCTGGAGCTGGACAAGAACGGCCTCCAGGTCGAGCGCCAGCACCACGAGGTCGGCACGGCCGGCCAGGCGGAGATCAACTACAAGTTCAACACGCTGCTCGCCGCGGCCGACGACCTGATGCTCTTCAAGTACATCGTGAAGAACGTCGCCTGGCGCAACGAGAAGACCGCGACCTTCATGCCGAAGCCGATCTTCGGTGACAACGGCTCGGGCATGCACGTCCACCAGTCGCTGTGGGCCAACGGCGACCCGCTCTTCTACGACGAGCAGGGCTACGCGGGCCTCTCGGACACCGCCCGCTACTACATCGGCGGCATCCTCAAGCACGCCCCGTCGCTGCTCGCCTTCACGAACCCGACGGTGAACTCGTACCACCGCCTGGTCCCGGGCTTCGAGGCGCCGGTCAACATGGTGTACTCGCAGCGCAACCGCTCGGCCGCCATGCGTATCCCGATCACGGGCTCGAACCCGAAGGCCAAGCGCGTCGAGTTCCGCGCGCCCGACCCGTCCTCGAACCCGTACCTGGCGTTCTCGGCCCTCCTGATGGCCGGCCTGGACGGCGTGAAGAACAAGATCGAGCCGCCGGAGCCGATCGACAAGGACCTCTACGAGCTGGCCCCCGAGGAGCACGCGGGCGTCGCCCAGGTCCCGACCTCCCTCCCGGCCGTCCTCGACGCCCTCGAGGCGGACCACGAGTACCTCCTGGCCGGCGGTGTCTTCACCCCCGACCTGATCGAGACGTGGATCGACTACAAGCGCACGAACGAGATCGCCCCGATCCAGCTGCGGCCGCACCCGCATGAGTTCGAGCTGTACTTCGACATCTAG
- a CDS encoding RDD family protein, with translation MDNRQVIGSWLSGPRAAAEDAGVDFGYRGEQLGLPEEGPGSIARPGRRMGAVVVDWALCMLIAYGLFARGDQQAMGNWALGIFFVMTVLTVGTVGCTPGKALFRLRVVAEGGGRLGAVRVLIRSVLLCVAIPALIWDRDGRGLHDRLARAVQVRI, from the coding sequence GTGGACAACAGGCAAGTAATCGGATCGTGGCTCTCCGGCCCTCGTGCGGCGGCAGAGGATGCGGGCGTCGACTTCGGATACCGCGGCGAGCAGCTCGGCCTGCCGGAGGAGGGGCCCGGCTCGATCGCGCGGCCCGGCCGGCGCATGGGCGCCGTCGTCGTCGACTGGGCACTGTGCATGCTCATCGCATACGGCCTGTTCGCTCGCGGTGACCAGCAGGCGATGGGCAACTGGGCGCTGGGCATCTTCTTCGTCATGACCGTCCTGACGGTCGGCACGGTCGGCTGCACCCCCGGCAAGGCCCTCTTCAGGCTCCGTGTCGTCGCCGAGGGCGGCGGCCGGCTCGGCGCCGTCCGGGTCCTCATCCGCAGCGTGCTGCTCTGCGTCGCCATCCCGGCCCTGATCTGGGACCGCGACGGCCGCGGCCTGCACGACCGCCTCGCCCGCGCCGTTCAGGTACGGATCTGA